In a single window of the Scyliorhinus canicula chromosome 1, sScyCan1.1, whole genome shotgun sequence genome:
- the LOC119962302 gene encoding uncharacterized protein LOC119962302 produces the protein MCSSPEDIKGQNCVHAHAHLRKERTVKEMWSAHAQSIPTLYFTSVMMSEALDHAHLKGKCPKIVKKHFKARKHNSFTWNGSTMPELRPVAESNLRRALQQAVSTALRDDLVLEDYDSDVDFFLGHCEHNDSSDAKSDDMVLEDYDLEDDFIFGRGGLSTKSEPQRDVLYMEESNTVMDHGFEDPQPSNDDIPTHEFRILLRSDTKRQREVRAHRERPDAKRQREVQAHRERPDAKRQREVRAHRERPDAKPMVHAPRRVVHAPVKVPDSTRKVVHAPRRVPNSAQKAMTAARRRLSQSTQLI, from the exons atgtgcagttccccaGAAGACATTAAAGGGCAAAACTGTGTTCACGCGCATGCGCATTTGCGCAAAGAGCGTACAGTAAAGGAAAtgtggtccgcgcatgcgcaatccattcctacgctctacttcacaagcgtcatgatgtcagaggccctggaccatgcccacttaaaggggaaatgcccgaaaatagtAAAAAAGCATtttaaagccagaaaacacaattctttcacctggaacggcagcacaatgcctgaacttcgaccagtagctgaaagtaacctccgcagagccctgcaacaagcagttagcaccgccctgagagatgatttagtccttgaagactacgactcagacgttgATTTCTTCCTTGGACATTGCGAGCACAATGACAGCTCCGAcgcaaaaagtgatgatatggtccttgaagactacgacttggAAGATGATTTCATCTTTGGACGTGGTggcctcagtaccaaatccgaaccgcaacgcgATGTGTTGTAC atgGAAGAATCCAACACAGTCATGGATcacggatttgaggatcctcagcccagcaatGACGACATCCCGACCCATGAGTTCAGGATTCTGCTGCGGTCTGACACcaaaagacagagagaggtacgagcccacagagagcggcctgacgccaagagacagagagaggtacaagcccacagagagcggcctgacgccaagagacagagagaggtacgagcccacagagagcggcctgacgccaagccAATGGTTCATGCACCAcgaagagtggtccacgcaccagtgaaagtccccgactccacacgaAAGGTGGTCCACGCGCCACGAAGAGTCCCCaactccgcacagaaagcgatgacag CCGCCAGAAGAAGACTCtcacagtctacccagctcatctaa